The Megalobrama amblycephala isolate DHTTF-2021 linkage group LG16, ASM1881202v1, whole genome shotgun sequence genome includes the window TATAATATTCTATATTGGAGAAAGGCTATTTGcagctttaaaaaatattgtatagCAGGCCATTATTGGCtatttctttatgtaaagcactttgaattaccattgtgtatgaaatgtgctatattttctattttctatATGTGCTATTATTTTCTTTCCCAATAAGTGGTCTTTTATGAGCCACAGTGAAACTAAATGATTTTAGAGTTATCTATTCAAAGTATATGAATATTTTTAGTAACAATACTTTCCTGCTGCTACTTTGTAAGTCTAAAACCACATATTTATGTCTGAAGGTAGTAGCTTAAGAATTGTAATTTTTCGTTTATGTCGTTGAGAAATAATAATTGGAAAGGCATTGCTGAATTTGCATTTTACTGGCAATTTCAGACACTGTCTAGTGTCCTCAGACACAAACTAAATTCAGTCATGACACATAAACTGTTAAGTGTGGTTGAAACTAAcacaacagagagagagacagttcAAAAGGGGTTTTTAGTGGTTCTATTGACTTTGGCCTCATcacatttagaaatatagaTTAGCTCTCTCCCTGTTTGAGCACATTGCACTGCACTGGCCCAGCCAAGCTGCCCTTATTGGGAGTACCAATTTGCCCCCAGCTCCTCTAGCAGCTGAACCATTAATCACTCCAGTCTCATATATCTGCCCACAGTTGCTCCATCGCCATCACGCTCCTTCCACTTTATATCCCTCGACTCATTTTTCTTCCTAAATCACATGCTGGTTTTACTCTTTCCATGCAAAAGTGTGCCATTATCAGCTTTTTTAATTTGTCTGTTGCATTCTGATTCAGTTAATCCCTCCCTTTCGTCACTCTCAACTCTTATTTCGATAAGTCTATATGTTAAACTCAACACGTTTCCAAGATGCATCCTGATCTGTGTAGTTCCTATCGTTAAGTTAAGCCCGTCTGATGGGTCCGAGGCTAATGCTGCTTATTTTACACACCCAGACAACACCACCTCCCTCTTACCCTAACCACCCTAAGCGGCTTTATTGAAACTATGCCAATGTGGCGTCACAGTAAGACTCCTCCCTATGCATGTCCAATACAGAGTCTGTATAGAATGATTTGTGACTGTGTGATGTAACAAATAGATGTACACAGACATTTACTTTGTAGGTAATTTGGCAGTTGTGGCTGTCAGAAATTCACAGTAGGCctacaaaatactaaaaaaataaataacacaaaacatGCATATACCATAATGataacaaaaatataacaaacaaaatatttaaataaaatataatcatgtgtctttttacatataattactcagtttacaatttttacaggtttttaacatttttacaagCTTTACAAACAGTGCTGCATTATTGTATGGTTAGCCTGTCTTATCTAAATTTAAACCAAAATGAGATTAAGAAGAAACTACATTTTAATTCCATATCTGATGTAAGTCTATTTGTAACTAGTCATTATGCTCTGCCAAACGCAGTTCAGAGCTGTCACAGATAGGTGGCTTGTGGCCGCGCGCAGCCGCAGTACATGGTGTGAACCGACGGATCAGGTAAGCGCTGTTAATTCAGCCTGTCTGCGACGCAACAACAGGTGAATGAATGACAGCGACGGAGGCTTTAATCGTTTATAGCCACTACATCAAGGAAATAAAGATGTGATGTGGAATATTTTAGTCGGAATTGTCTGGCTGTAAAGTTGGGACGCGTCGCGGACACTTGTCCGAGTTACTGCAGGTAAATAAATTAGCAGGTATTTACACTCACTGACCGATAGTCTCTTTTAATGAGCTGGGAGAATAAACAGCTTTACTATGCGGTTTAATAGACTGTTACACTCTCGTTTCATGGTCAGTGTTTGTTTTCCTGATTTAACATTCGATACTACTGCTAATCTGGTAAAAGTTGGCATGTTTATTAAGTCGACTGCAATTATCATCccaaaaaattaactttttaaggGGCCTGCCCATCTTATAACGTGTTTATTTTAAGGAAATATTCATTCAGTTCATTTTAGGTTATAAATAGtacatatatatcatatatatacacttataaaatatatatatttaagtgtgtgtgtgtgtgtgtatatatatatatatgtatatatatatatatatacaatatgtgTCTGGAAATAGACTACCAGAGGTCAGAGTTAGTTACTGTAATATTCAAAAGTCAAAACCATAGCCTACTCACCCTCCTGTCaatccaaacttgtatgactttcttccttGCGTGATATTTTAGCTATTCTTTTCACTATACAGAAAGTAAACAGTGATTGGGTTGGTCAACCTCTAAAATGACAACAACTCTTGTTCTGTCCTCTGAAGCCATACAATAGCTTTTATTacaaacagactgaaatttagtTTGTTATTCGCTGATATTCTGAATCATATGACTTGGAAAATAGTACACTAGTCATATGAACAAACATTATGATGGTCTTGCATCCTTTTGGAGTCTTGAAATCTCCAGTCTTCATTCATTATAATTGCATGATGAAGAGAGACCAGCGCAATGCAcaacatttctgtttttgtgtCCCACAGTTTGAaattacatgagggtgagtaaataatgactatttttatttttatttttggggggaaACGAAATCCTTTAAGTGTTGAACTGCATCATTAAATCAGGGAATGCAATGTAATTTCAAACAGATTAGAACTGAAAAGCTTTTCAGCTGTTGACACaagtaaaaataacatgcaagtTAGCCGTCAGTCCACCCTTTAAACATGCCAAACTGGTACCTAATTTATCATTcatcatttttttgttattttctcaaTTAATTACCATTAAAACCATGTATCCTGTGTATGATGACGTCATAGGTCTGGTGTAAACATTATCTCAGGCCTTTACCTCCCCAGAGGGATCTCTGTTCCTACATGTAAACTGATTCTTACCTAGCAACCCTTCTGCTTGTTTTCATCTTGTTGGGGTGGCTAAGAagcttcacttcacttcagtcTTTTAAGGCTATAAGGGGTCTCTGctcttatttaattaaaaactaaaactaaaatagttGTATTCTGAAAAACATGTATATTGCCCATCTGAACATATCACACATATTGTGCTGTTTCGTCAGTGCAGTTACTTTTACATGTTATTTTCCCATCAGAGAAtccatttttattatgaagCTTTTTCTTTCCTTGCTGCCAAAAGGAGATTGTGCTTTTAGTGGGAATTAAGGTCAGTTTCTGATATTCTATACTGTGTGTAATATAATTTTACCTGTGACCCTTTTGTGCTTGTTTAGTTGCTTGTGTAGAGTTTGTCTACACATTTTTCAGATCATTTTTTGGCTAACAAATCACCTGTGATGTTTCTTAggagtgtttatttattttgctgccCATATTAACAGTGATGTCTGTGTAAGTTTATGCCTTTTTGTGCTGAACTATAAAATATGTTGTGGAAATACAGTATAAAAGTATTTCTTTTGACCTTCTGACCTGATGAAAGTTGTAAAAAGTTGTGACAGGCACACAAACAGCTTGCTAAGCTGCTTGCTTGCTACTGTACTTAAAACTATTGTTTACTATACATAAtgtcttatttttaaattattttgatgcagtggttgtaaaacccaataagttcagaataatCAAAACTTTTAAGTAAACAACTCAAAGATTATTTTAGTAGAacttaaagtatattttatacTACCCAAATtcagtaattataatattaaaaaaagtttagatGAACTAATCTTTACagtttaagggttagttcacccaaaaatgaaaataatgtcatttattactcaccctcatgtcgttccacacccataagaccttcgttcatctttgttacacaaattaagatattttagttgaaatccaatgactcagtgaggcctccatagggagcaatgtcacttcctctctcaagatccgtAAAGGTACTaagaacatatttaaatcagttcgtgtgagtacagtggttcaatattaatattataaagcgacgagaatatttttggagcgccaaaaaaacaaaataatgacttatatagtgatggccgatttcaaaacactgcttcaggaagcatcggagcatgattcggatcgcatgtcaaactgcaaaactgctgaaatcacgtgactttggtgctccgaacagctgattcgacacactgattcatttatgctccaatgcttcctgaagcagtgttttgaaatcggccgtcactatataagttgttattttgttttttgggggcaccaaaaatattctcgtcattttatattattaatattcaaccactgtactcacacgaactgatttaaatatgtttttagtacctttatggatcttgagagaggaaatgtcatgtcAATgtgatttcaactaaaatatcttaatttgtgttccgaagatcagcgaaggtcttacaggtgtggaacggcatgagaataagtaataaatgacagaattttcatttttgtgtgaactaaccctttaagtgttagTTAGTAACAGCACAGCAGCATACACTAATATAACCATCAAAGACACTACCATTATTTACTTGCATGAACTGCTAATCAACATGCAGTATATATAGCCTTGAAGTTTTATAGTCCATTCCCGACCTAACCACAGGCACTACTCTTCACtacaatggtaaccctaaaaacttcaacatcacagaaagacatttaaataccaaaataacagaacattaaacaataacacaTCTTCCCCTGTATTAAtcttgagcaaaaacacacaaaataacattcattttcaacatttattctcccttACACAGtgtgacgcaaagcatgctgggaacttgaAATCTGCTGCAGTCAGTTAATGTTAAATGGACTCTTCTGATAACATCGGTTACGTCGGTAACATCGGCAACGATGTGACATGGATGACGTCACTTTATATCGCTCAGTAAacttaataatttaagtataagagtttactcaaaaatgttgagctacacaaaaataaaactaaactccttgttcagaaaatgtaattcTTTTAAGTTGCATCAATGATTTAACAGACTTTAATTGCAGCGTACTCAATCTTTATAAGTTAGTAGTACTATCcgggtttacagtgtatgaaAGAAGTTTCTCATGCTCATCaagtgatcaaaaatacagtaaaaaaagtaatattgtgacatattattgcaatttaaaaatttctattttaatatattataaaatgtaatttatatgtgttggcaaagctgaattttcagcatcattactccagtcttcagtttcatatgatccttcagaaatcattctcatatgctgatttggtgctcaataaacttttcttattattatcagtgttaaaactaattaatatttttgtgatttttatgattaatatgattttttgattaatagtaagtttaaaagaacagcatttatttgaaatagaaatcttttgtatcaGTGTAAAAGGATTTACTATCATTTTTTATCATATTAATGCagtcttgctgaataaaagtattcatttctttaaaaaaaagcatcttttgactggtagtgtaaatGTGACCCTTCTCCTCATGTAAGAACAAAGTTTGAACTATTTGCCAATTTCCCCCCATAAATAATTTAGATAATTTAAGCAGGAAAGTCATAATGCATTTCTAAATGCAAAAAGGGCCTTGCTCAATTTGCACATTAAATGCACATTAATACCAAATACATATTTTCCTTTCCAGGTACTGAGGTCAGACATGTTGTCAGGGGAGGAAATCTTATGCAGCACCCAGCAGGTGATCGCAGGGCTGGAGGCTTTGCGTGGAGAGAACCGCACGCTGCTGGATAGCCTGCAGGAAACACTCCAGTGCCAGACATCCAGCGAGAGCGGCAGCCTGGAACAGGAGAAGACCAGCATCATTTTAGAGTCTCTAGAGAGGATTGAGCTGGGCTTAGGAGAGGCACAAGTGAGCAACACAGTCATCTTCATTCATCTGTCACGTTAAGAGCATTTCCACTCACCCTAGCTGTCTTATTTCCCGCTCATACAGGTAATGATGGCGCTGTCAGCACACCTGGGCTCCTTGGAGGCAGAGAAGCAAAAGTTGCGTGCTCAGGTGCGAAGGTTGTGCCAGGAGAACCAGTGGCTGAGGGATGAGCTGGCCCGGGCCCAGCAGCAGCTACAGGAGCGAGAACAGGAAGTGGTTACCTTAGAGGAGCAGAACAGACACCTGCAGTTCATGAGCAGCATCCGCAAGTACGACCACGAAGAGCCGTCTCTGGTAAGGGTTCGCCTTGAAAACATTCATACAGTTAATATTAGGTTCTTAGGCTAAACATTTTGCTCTAGACTAGCTTTGCGGTTCTCTTGTTGTGTGCTCAATCATGTTTCctgataataattaaacaaacattaataaaacaattcCCACCACAGTCCCATTTACACCACATCTAAAGTTGTTTTTAATAgcattctgtggtggaaattactttttaattcaATGAACTTTTTGGAATTATAAAATGGCAGACTCCTTTGATAAACATTTTATGCATCTGAAATACACAAAATTACagctttattgtaaataataacaatattctGCTCACAATTGATATTTATCTtgatttttcttctcttttattCACACATTACATCTCGTATTTCATCTCaggcatattttttttatatgtgtTGTGGAATTAATGGCACAGCAGTGGGACAGTTGTAAatgatataaattatatttacttgTATAGTTatgtatactttattttttgtttggaTTGTCATAGTTTTAGATAATAATGTCAAAAGTCTGGGACAACGGTTTGGGACAatgttaaaacaataatatccatATATAAAGGCATTTGAAAAGTAGCAAAAATAAGTGCATGGTATGACAAAAAGTtgtttaaaagtctgtttgaccttcatataacaaaaagaaaaggTTGAAATCTGTTCAAAAATCAACCCCTGGGACATAAAAGTACCCAAAGTTAAAGAAACGCACAACTTTGATGAAGACTTTTCTTGGTATTTCTGCTGTTATTATGACAAAGCTACTTATTTCAAACGTTTTTTCGTTACCAAAAACTGGtagtattaatatattaaattgattaaCCATGATTCTTTTTGTGATTTCAAGAACTGTATGTTCTTCAATAAGAACtaattaaataagaaaaaataaatatcattGCATTTTACATCTTTTGAACATCTAGTGTACATAACACTTATTTATATATCTTTAATTATCTTGtctgaataaaatgtttagaaGCATaagatatacatttttattgattaaaatCGAGTTGTCTAATCCAGTGTTCAACTAGAGGccttaaaattgtctttgaagaACCAGGATTcctacactttttttttgttttttttttttttgtaagttatAAGTTAATATTATaagtattttataatgttatggcctggtttcacagacagggcttagattaagacaggattaggccttagttccattaggacatttaaaggtggcgtagaacgtctttttaaaagatgtaatataagtctaaggtgtcccctgaatgtgtctgtgaagtttcagctcgaAATAccccataatttttttttattcatttttttaactgcctattttggggcatcattaaatatgcgccgattcaggctgcggcccctttagaTTCTTGTACTCCCTGCAAccggagctcgcacttgccttgaacagcataaacaaagttcacacagctaatataaccctcaaaatggatctttacatagtgttcatcatgcaacatgtctaatcacgtaagtatggtatttatttggatgtttacatttggttatgaatgagtttgaggctgtgctccgtggctaaagctaacattacacactgttggagagatttataaagaatgaagttgtgtttgtgcattatacagactgcaagtgtttaaaaaatgaaaataacgacagtcttgtctccgtgaatacaagtaagaaacgatggtaactttaaccacatttaacagtacattagcaacatgctaacgaaacatttagaaagacaatttacaaatatcactaaaaatatcatgatatcatggatcatgtcagttattattgctccatctgccattttttgctattgttcttgcttgcttacctagtctgatgattcagctgtgcacatccagacgtcctgcccttgtctaatgctttgaacatgagctggcatatgcaaatattgggaggcgtacatattaatgatctgtacatattaattatgttgagattcgcctgttctttggaggtcttttaaacaaatgagatttatataagaagaaggtgtttgagactcactgtatgtcatttccatgtactgaactcttgttattcaactatgccatggtaaattcaatttttaattctagggcacctttaagtagcttttataaacattccttagaaaaaaacattactaatGTGCAtattgagacaaaacaatggcactgacatatttaaaGATATgtcagttgctttcagttaaaacagcttaaacatgcattttagtctgggactaagCTTaggccttgtctgtgaaaccgggggtataAGTGTGATTTCTAGATCTGGAAAAAGGGATTTCAAGAACTGTATGTACTTCAATAAGAACAACTAAGAAAAAGAAATATGATTGCATATTACATCTTGCtttccaaaatattaaatagtaCACTCATGACATGTTCATGATGTTTGTTTCTTACAGGAGGATAAAGACGCTTCTTCAGGGAAGGAGTCCCTTGATGATCTCTTTCCTACTGAAGAAGAGGAGCAGTCACACAGTATATCACTCTTCACAGCTGTTCCTTCACACATTTGTTTTCAGAGTTTTTGCCATGTCAGCTGTTGGGATAGAGTAAGCTAGGTTTAGAGCGGTGTTTGATTTCAAGCACAGTTAGGATTTAGTACAACCTCAACTAAAATTTAAACTTCTAAATGATTGTTTTTACCCTTTTTTATTGAGATAAGAGTATAGGACAGGACATTGAGAATCTCACAAGATGGATTTGAACTCATGATCTGTCTGTTGGAGCATGTGCACATGTGTTTCAGCGCGGCTCTTGTATTTGCAGTGTCTCGGCCACACAGTAGTGCCGCTGCTGCTGCCCAGCAGGGAGGATATGAGATCCCTGCCCGACTCCGAACGCTCCACAACCTGGTGATCCAGTACGCCTCTCAGGGCCGCTACGAGGTGGCTGTGCCACTCTGCAAGCAAGCTCTGGAGGACCTGGAGAAATCCTCAGGCCACAGCCACCCAGATGTTGCCACCATGCTCAATATCCTGGCTTTAGTGTACAGGTTAGTGATGTATAACATCAAATAATCATTTAACTGTTATTTAAAAtctaatcttattaaataattattatttacagGGATCAGAACAAATACAAGGAAGCTGCCAATCTCCTGAATGATGCATTGGCCATACGTGAGAAGACGCTAGGCATGGACCATCCAGCTGTATGTACTGTTTGATTGCTTTAGGAAGTCAAAAAATTCACTTATACCTTTTCTTGAGTACATGGGTTTGTGTTTGTAGGTGGCCGCTACTCTGAATAATCTGGCCGTGTTGTATGGAAAAAGGGGGAAGTACAAAGAGGCAGAGCCACTGTGTAAAAGAGCTCTGGAGATCAGAGAAAAGGTACTGACATAATAGAAGAATGGTAATCCCACCTGTCCTTTCTATAGCAACTGTCAGATCATATCATTGTACACTACCGTTGAAAgtaatgaatacttttattcagcgtagaagcattaaattgatcaaaagtgattgTTACAGAAAATTTCTActtcaaaaaaatgctgttctttaaacTTGTCagagaattttgaaaaaataactaCATCTTGTTTTTcaccaaaatattaagcagtacaactgttttcagcatttataatattaagaaatgtttcttgagcagcaaatcagtatattagaatgatttctgaaggaacatGTGACACCCCTGACAGCAACgaagtgtcggcccagatctggcccacatgtGGTCtgcgtgtaatccacatgtaccagatgtgggccggatctgggccacactatgttgctgtctgggactGAAGACTCGAGGAATgttgctgaaaatacagctttgccattacaaaaataaattatattttaaaatatattaaaacactgcagaaaaaaaaaattagtatttttgtcttgtttccagtccaaatatctaataattcttaaatcaagatgcatttactagATGAGTAAAATAACAAGATGTCTTGttttcttaccccattggcagataattttgcttgttttgagcaaaaa containing:
- the klc3 gene encoding kinesin light chain 3, which gives rise to MLSGEEILCSTQQVIAGLEALRGENRTLLDSLQETLQCQTSSESGSLEQEKTSIILESLERIELGLGEAQVMMALSAHLGSLEAEKQKLRAQVRRLCQENQWLRDELARAQQQLQEREQEVVTLEEQNRHLQFMSSIRKYDHEEPSLEDKDASSGKESLDDLFPTEEEEQSHMSRPHSSAAAAAQQGGYEIPARLRTLHNLVIQYASQGRYEVAVPLCKQALEDLEKSSGHSHPDVATMLNILALVYRDQNKYKEAANLLNDALAIREKTLGMDHPAVAATLNNLAVLYGKRGKYKEAEPLCKRALEIREKVLGLDHPDVAKQLNNLALLCQNQGKYEEVEQYYERALHIYQSQLGPDDANVAKTKNNLASCYLKQGKYRQAEALYKEILTRAHEKEFGSVEGDGRPVWIHTEEGSSRQDGLGSLKRSGSFTKLRESIRRSSEKLVRKLKGVGPQETTPRAAGMKRANSLNVLNVGLKENQEGAMKPNRLTDTRGLSSSTQSLARRASLGGDS